The Meriones unguiculatus strain TT.TT164.6M chromosome 14, Bangor_MerUng_6.1, whole genome shotgun sequence sequence tagagggtgtcctcttcagtctttatggtctctgctactaggagtctctgcttgaatccccctcatatccttccaggatcctaccctgacttaggcttccagcttgtcacagagatatccctaccctcagtttccttttttttttttttttacaggcttTCTGTCCTCTTACCCTTGCTCTCCTCAAGTCTGATCTCCACCAtattaactctctgtgcccccgtcctatcttgttccctctgTTCAGCCATTACCTCAGTCTATTCTATGACcccttctgagtaagatttatgcatcctcacttgggtcctccttattacttctCCTCTTTGGGTCTTTGCCTTGTAatatgcttatcttgtactatatggctaaaatccacataTATGtaagtacatactatgtgtgcctttcttggtctgggttaactcactcaggatgatcttttctagttccatgcatttgcctgcaaatttcatggtttctttgtttttaacagctgagtagtattccattgtgtaaatgtgccacagtttctttatctattctttggttgagggacatctagattgtttccagaatctggctattaccaataaagctgctatgaaaatggttgagcaagtgtccctgttgTATgctggagtatcttttgggtatatgcctaggagaagtatagctgggtcttgaggtacagttatttccaattttctaagaaagtgacaaattgatttccaaagtggttgtataagtttacactcccaacagcaatggaggagtgttctcctttcttcacatcctcaccagcatgtgctgtgatttgagtttttgatcttagccattctgactggtgttagatgaaatctcagagttttttgatttgcatttccctgataactaaggaagttgaacatttaagtggttctcagtcatttgagattcctctgttaggacttctctgtttagttctgtgccccatttttaaattggactattttgtttattggtgtttgatttcttaaatttgttatgtattttgattattagcCCTGTtgaatgtaggattggtgaagatttttcccaatatgtagattgtctttttgttctattgacagtgtcctttgccttacagaagcttttcagttcaacTAGATGCATTTATTAatagttgatcttagagcatgagctgttggtgttctgttcaggaagttgtctcttgtgccaatgagtttgaaaCACTCTCCACTTTCTATTCTaatagatttaatgtatctggtggtatggtgaggtctttgatccacttggatttgagttttgtgtatggagataaatatggatctatttgcatttttctacatgtagacatccaattatccagcatcatttgttgatgatgctgtctttcCCCCATGTATGGTTTAGGCTCCTTtgttgaaagaacaattataaacttcatatggaaggacaaaaaatccagaatggCTAAAAGAATCTTATACAACAAGagagcttctggaggtatctccattcctgatttcaagctatactacagagcaatagtagtacaATCTTCAGTTCTGGCATAAAagtattccagtaccatgcaaaACTGGTTGATCAGCAGAATCTATTTGAAtacccaggaataaacccacatacctgtagtcacttgattttgacaaaggaTCCAGTGGTAATTTCAAAGCTTGTCTTCAGAATACTCATCAAGATACAACTAAAAGATAGAAATTTGGATATcaaaaagaaaagttatttttacagaagaaagatagcatcttatTGGGGTATCAAAGTGCTAACACAAGACTAGATCtttattaataaaacttaataGAGTCATCTATTTCTAGGCAACTAATTATATCACTCAAAATGGAGTTTGGGAACTCGACCTTGGGAAGCGGCTTCATCTTGGTGGGGATTCTAGATGACAGTGGCTCTCCTGAACTGCTCTGTGCTACTATCACAGCCCTGTACATGTTGGCTCTGATCAGCAATGGACTGCTGCTCCTGGTCATCACTGTGGATGCCCGGCTCCATGTGCCCATGTACCTCCTACTTGGACAGCTCTCTCTCATGGACCTACTCCTTACATCAGTTATCACTCCCAAAGCTGTCATGGATTTTCTACTCAAAGATAACACCATCTCTTTCGGAGGTTGTGCCCTTCAGATGTTTCTAGAACTGGTACTGGGTAGTGCAGAGGACCTCCTTTTGGCCTTCATGGCTTATGACAGGTATGTAGCCATTTGTCATCCTCTGAACTACATGATCCTCATGAGGCCAAGTGTTTGCTGGTTCATGGTAGCCACAACATGGATCCTGGCTTCAGTGACGGCCCTTCTCTTTACTATCTTCACTTTGCAGTATCCCTTCTGTAAATCTAGGCAGATCAGACACCTGTTCTGTGAGATCCCTCCCTTGCTAAAGCTGGCCTGTGCAGACACCTCCACATATGAGCTCATGGTTTATTTGGCAGGTGTCACTGTCTTGATTCTACCTCTTGCTGTTATCCTGATCTCCTATGCACGAATTCTGCTCACTGTACTCCACATGTCTTCAAATGAGGGCAGGAAGAAAGCCCTGGTCACCTGCTCTTCTCACCTGACTGTGGTTGGGATGTGGTATGGAGGTGCTTCCTTCATGTATGTCCTTCCCAGTCAATTCCACAGTCCCAAGCAAGACAATATCCTCTCCATTTTCTATACTATTGTCACCCCGGCTCTGAATCCCCTCATCTATAGCCTGAGGAACAAGGAAGTCACTGGGGCCTTAAGGAGGATTCTTGGAAAACGGTTGCTGCCAACACAATCCACTTTCTAGGTATTTCTTTCTAATAGCTACCTTCTAAACTTACTTCCTCCTCATAGTCCGATTTCAGCCATGAGTGTAATACTCCTGGTtaaagcaagccagtaaataaTGTATCTGTTGATTTAGAATGAAACTACCCTTGTTAAATACTTTGTAACCTTTTCATCATGGGATATTTTAAAGGACAATTACCCAGAGACAACCTCTATGTGTATTTGTATGAATCATTCCATTTTGGATTCAGGCAATGATCTTAGTGAGTTATCACACAAATGGTTTCTTCAGAAGTTGACACACTGGGTTGTTTTCCTCCGTATTGTATGGTGGCCTTACAGAGCAATGATGAAGATACTCAGGTCTGATGTCAGAGAATAGGGTTGGAAATTAGTGCACCTCACTTTCTTGAATAACTTAGAACATCTACATAGCCTTTCTGCCAGGTCTATAAGTTATAAAGCCCTTGTATTAAAACACCTATTTATTAGCATTGCTGTGAGAGCTGAATAAAACAGTACACATGAAGACTTTCAGTGAGGCCTTTGGAATATGAAGATTTACTTCATCAATTTTAACAGTCTTAGGACAAAATTGCACTGAAGTTGTAAGTGGTTGTATGTGACTTTACATCGGATGTTTTGCAAAATAACTACctattttgttgctattaaaaATGACCACCTTTCTTGCTGAGTATTTTACCTGGTTTGAGTTggcacaggtcttgtgcatgctgtcaaaACCAATGCGAGTTCATAAAAAATGCAACTGTTCTGTTGTTTCAGGAAAGTGCTGTTTCTTTGTAATCATCTGCCACCTCTGCTTTCTACAGTTTTCCACCCATTCTTTCACAGCGGTGTCTGAGCTTTGGTAGAAGAAGTATGATACAGATGTCGTGGTAGGGCTGCTCATTCCGCAGTCTTCTATTCTCTGTACCTAaaatgtgggtctctgtgttaactgACATCTAttgcaaaagaagcttctctgatgaggctAGAGAGACGCACTTGTGTAGATATGCATCTCCATTAACctggttatatatgtatatatgtatataggcaTATATAAAGATAAGTCAGTTTAATGGTTTAATACTGTctctttagcagaataatagtagtaagtTTTCTTATAACTTACTTTCTTATAAGTAAGTTTTCTATGAGCCATCTAGCCACAGATTTTTGGCCCAAATAGCTGTGCCAGATATGTGTTGAATTTGGTAGAGTAAGACTTAAATCCAATCCAAAAGTTGTTGGTTAGTCTATAGACTTTCACATCACTACTGCACAAGTGGGCATGGTCTCACCAGGCAGGTCATTACCATAGTCCACAAGGCCTAAGGTTGGGTTAGGCTGATAATTACTTTCCTCCTCTTTTACCATTCTGTCACTAATAAAACTAGGCAAAAATAGAGAAGCTTCCAGTTCAATACCAGTTTGACATTTTCATGATCTACCATTCAAGCATGTGGTTTCTTTGAACCCATTGTTGCCATCAATAGTgctacacccacgccagtgtcgccatagtagcataagctacagggcgggggatatgatttccccggaaataagccccctggaatgtccctggcaaactcatcccacttggaaaagagacgtgttctgagatttctacacttcttcagttgtggctctggggctggaataatgaattctttgatctttctttgtgacacctaaaacagcacaactaactttataaagaaatttgttattagtagattgttaaaggctttaataaaaataataagtttaagaaaggtaatgaattagatttaatattaatagacattaaaaatagtgaaataataataggctccttcttaagaaataatagcatgagaggtgcagctggcaggagtttccccctcccttcagtaccttgttcctagagaagatcataaatcttgggctggacatatgggaggatggttaacaaaggtgtagttagattttgatatagagagggactttggcaggcatctgacttagctcctgacttttctcttcattggttagcaataataaaactatatttgaggtttcttttcctttgtttgctctgatcaaaaactttttaggccaagattacttgtggatactgctttatgtttgactgcattttgagttaaaatgtaaactttgtattcttggaaaaagtctaaatgttctgggaagtatgccaattttaaggtgccttttgtgaaatcattataaaaatactagcttgatttcagtaaagttgcagcagagtcaaaaccatcaaggtgtctctgtctgtcaattcttcgccgaaaccgtgtctttctgtccaaagccttgttctcccgtggacgatgggagcccgactgggccggtccgtggcaaaTAGGTTACCATCAGTTGGGGTAACCAAGACCAAGGGCAATAGCAAGCAATATTTGGGGATTTATGTGAATTTTCTGGCCAAACAAGGCAATCCATTCCTAGTACTgggctttttaattttattcactttgtatcccccataaacccctccctcctctcctcctaatcccaccttccctctccccttttcaCGAATGCTCTTCcccaaatctactgataggggaggtccccctctccttccttctgatcttagtctatcaaatctcaccaggagtgttttcaaagcagatacaaagactcataatcaaaccttcggcagagtacagggaatcatatgaaagaaggggagttagtatgatggggaaaggataggagctccacaaggaccaaatatatctgggcacagggtcttttctgagactgacattcaaccaaggaccatgtatggatataacctcgaacctctgctcggatgtagcccgtggtagctcagtaaccaattggtttcccatagtaaggggaacaaggactatttctaacaggaacaatggctagctctttgacttccccaccctgtaagggaggagcagtcctgttaggccacagaggaggactttgtagccagtcctgaagatacctgataaaacaggatcagatgaatggggaggaggtcccctccccatcagtggacttggaaagaggcagggtagagatgaaggagggagggtgggtgggattgggaggg is a genomic window containing:
- the LOC110565299 gene encoding olfactory receptor 2AG1-like; protein product: MEFGNSTLGSGFILVGILDDSGSPELLCATITALYMLALISNGLLLLVITVDARLHVPMYLLLGQLSLMDLLLTSVITPKAVMDFLLKDNTISFGGCALQMFLELVLGSAEDLLLAFMAYDRYVAICHPLNYMILMRPSVCWFMVATTWILASVTALLFTIFTLQYPFCKSRQIRHLFCEIPPLLKLACADTSTYELMVYLAGVTVLILPLAVILISYARILLTVLHMSSNEGRKKALVTCSSHLTVVGMWYGGASFMYVLPSQFHSPKQDNILSIFYTIVTPALNPLIYSLRNKEVTGALRRILGKRLLPTQSTF